In the Oryzias latipes chromosome 9, ASM223467v1 genome, one interval contains:
- the LOC111947899 gene encoding uncharacterized protein LOC111947899: MAKHRLDLLGKRLTKDPDLKQMYKQSINDSLQKGYAEEVKDKDGVDGAIWYLPHHPVLNPKKPGKVRIVYDCAARYQGASLNDRIHQGPDLTNKLLGVLLKFRQEPVALNADIEGMFYQSWRRQQGSNGDDAVQTVKRNFYVEDCLKSLPTEDAAIALASELRQLLANGGFKLTKWLSNSKRVMKFIPADEWAKSVCELNLDQDDLPYERTLGVLWNAEQDCFTFDARPISRPATKRGLLSATSSVYDPLGFASPFVLKAKLLFQELCRQKLDWDAQLPEAIADQWRRWLTDLPLLSALTIPRCLRITTPGNSSEVQLHHFSDASEAAYGAISYLRVNNRCTLIMSKARLAPLNPTTIPRLKLLAAVTATDLDQHIKLHLEIPVDQTFFWTDSTNVLHYINNQERRFATFVANRIAKIQELMQRRLEYMSTC, encoded by the exons AAAAGGTTGACTAAGGATCCAGACCTGAAACAGATGTACAAACAGAGCATTAATGACTCCTTGCAGAAAGGGTATGCTGAGGAAGTGAAAGATAAAGATGGTGTAGATGGAGCCATATGGTACTTGCCACACCATCCTGTGCTAAACCCTAAAAAACCAGGCAAGGTGCGCATAGTCTATGACTGTGCTGCTCGCTATCAAGGAGCTTCTCTGAACGACCGCATACATCAAGGCCCAGACTTGACTAATAAATTACTGGGCGTACTTCTAAAGTTCAGACAAGAGCCTGTTGCACTGAACGCCGACATTGAAGGCATGTTCTACCAG AGCTGGAGAAGACAACAAGGGAGCAACGGGGATGATGCGGTCCAAACCGTGAAGAGGAACTTCTATGTCGAAGACTGCTTGAAGTCCTTACCCACAGAGGACGCGGCTATCGCACTCGCCTCAGAACTCCGTCAACTACTTGCCAACGGGGGCTTCAAGCTTACTAAGTGGTTGAGCAACTCTAAAAGGGTGATGAAATTTATCCCAGCTGATGAATGGGCCAAGTCTGTGTGCGAGCTCAACCTTGATCAAGACGACTTACCTTATGAGCGCACCTTGGGTGTATTGTGGAATGCGGAGCAGGACTGTTTCACCTTTGATGCTAGACCCATCAGCAGACCAGCAACAAAAAGAGGTCTGCTGTCCGCAACCAGCTCCGTCTACGACCCCTTGGGGTTTGCAAGTCCTTTCGTACTAAAAGCAAAATTGCTCTTCCAAGAGCTGTGTCGTCAGAAGTTGGACTGGGATGCACAACTTCCAGAAGCCATTGCAGATCAGTGGAGGAGGTGGTTGACAGATCTACCCCTCCTATCTGCTCTGACTATTCCCAGATGCCTCAGAATAACAACGCCTGGCAATTCTTCAGAAGTCCAGCTGCATCACTTCTCTGATGCCTCAGAGGCTGCATACGGTGCTATATCCTACCTCAGGGTGAACAACAGGTGCACACTCATCATGTCCAAGGCTAGGTTGGCCCCATTAAACCCAACCACCATACCGCGCCTGAAGTTGCTCGCTGCTGTCACTGCAACTGATCTGGACCAGCATATCAAACTCCATCTAGAAATTCCTGTGGATCAAACCTTCTTCTGGACTGATAGCACTAATGTGCTTCACTACATTAACAATCAAGAACGACGCTTTGCCACCTTTGTTGCCAACCGCATAGCAAAGATTCAGGAACTGATGCAAAGGAGACTTGAATATATGAGCACTTGTTAA